A part of Actinobaculum sp. 313 genomic DNA contains:
- a CDS encoding MATE family efflux transporter produces MPERDIDREIRRLALPSLGALLIAPLLVAVDSAMVGHLGTSELAGLALASTVLTTIVGLCIFLAYATTASTARLFGAGRHREALSRGIDGIWLALILAVILATGLLAFGGPLLELFGSSSDVALQARRYLHTSAFGLPGMLVVLAANGTLRGLGDTTTPFYAAAGGAAANVPLNFLLIYPVGWGVAGAGVGTALAQTGMGLWLVSVVVRRARREGARTSFRGAGVLASLSSAMPLIIRTLCLRAAIIGQLTAATRLGTEELASNQITMTVWNFAAYGLDALATAAQVLVGQGLGAKDKVRVRAVLARCLNRGVTTGALLGALLIILSPLIPLLMTGDGAVHSLATHSLWVTALCLPIAAVAYMLDGVLIGAGDASRLAWYMLASLLVLAPCIAAVVAFGRGQVGLLALWAAYAGVFMAMRGATMLLRVRGEEWMGL; encoded by the coding sequence GTGCCTGAACGCGATATAGACCGAGAGATTCGGCGTCTTGCTCTTCCTTCGCTCGGTGCGCTCCTCATCGCGCCACTTCTGGTGGCCGTCGACTCGGCCATGGTCGGGCACCTCGGAACCTCCGAATTGGCCGGCCTAGCGCTGGCATCAACCGTCCTCACCACGATTGTGGGCCTGTGTATCTTTCTCGCCTACGCGACGACGGCGTCGACCGCAAGACTATTCGGTGCCGGCCGCCACCGGGAGGCGCTTAGTCGCGGTATCGACGGCATCTGGTTGGCACTCATTCTGGCTGTCATACTTGCAACCGGACTGCTGGCCTTCGGTGGACCGCTGCTGGAACTCTTTGGCTCCTCCTCCGACGTCGCACTACAAGCACGCCGCTACCTACATACCTCCGCCTTTGGACTGCCCGGCATGTTGGTGGTTCTTGCCGCCAACGGTACGCTACGCGGTTTGGGCGACACCACCACTCCGTTCTATGCGGCCGCGGGCGGGGCCGCCGCCAATGTGCCGCTGAACTTTCTTCTCATTTACCCCGTGGGCTGGGGCGTGGCTGGAGCAGGCGTCGGCACAGCGCTTGCCCAGACCGGAATGGGCCTGTGGCTGGTGAGCGTCGTCGTGCGCAGAGCGCGGCGAGAAGGGGCACGCACATCCTTCCGCGGCGCCGGAGTTCTTGCCTCGCTCAGCAGCGCCATGCCGCTGATAATCCGCACACTCTGCCTGCGTGCAGCCATCATCGGGCAGTTAACTGCGGCCACCCGTCTGGGTACCGAGGAGTTAGCGTCGAACCAGATCACCATGACCGTGTGGAACTTCGCGGCCTACGGGCTCGATGCCCTCGCCACCGCGGCGCAGGTACTGGTTGGTCAGGGACTTGGTGCGAAGGATAAAGTACGTGTTCGCGCAGTTTTGGCCCGATGCCTCAATCGTGGGGTTACAACTGGAGCACTGCTCGGAGCACTCCTCATCATTCTCAGCCCGTTGATCCCGCTCCTCATGACGGGCGACGGCGCCGTGCACAGCCTTGCCACCCACTCGCTGTGGGTCACCGCGCTCTGCCTGCCGATCGCCGCCGTCGCCTACATGCTCGACGGTGTTCTTATCGGAGCGGGCGACGCTAGCCGTCTCGCCTGGTATATGCTGGCATCCCTGCTGGTACTAGCACCATGCATCGCAGCTGTTGTGGCCTTCGGGCGCGGGCAGGTAGGACTGCTGGCGCTATGGGCCGCCTACGCCGGGGTGTTCATGGCCATGCGCGGCGCAACCATGCTCCTCAGAGTACGCGGTGAAGAGTGGATGGGCCTATAG
- a CDS encoding IclR family transcriptional regulator, producing MSNRAAKGQSTVQSVSRALEILEIVARAGMPIGITEIAEATKLPMPTIHRLLHTLIASGYVYQTPRRRYALGTRLISLSRYAGGALGVALRPLLTKTVEELGESVSVAMLDQDFARYIAHVPSERSMRMFTEVGNQVSLHATGVGKAILAAMPSSQAGKTIDRCELRALTPRTITDPQALREHIDLVRERGYAIDDNEHEVGVCCVAVAVPGDLYLAVSVAAPVGRIDLDTVETHAVPVLRETASSIAQLLAEERRAAEEERQAAGIE from the coding sequence ATGAGTAACCGGGCTGCGAAAGGTCAATCAACCGTTCAATCGGTCAGCCGAGCACTCGAGATTCTCGAAATTGTTGCACGGGCCGGCATGCCGATTGGTATCACGGAGATAGCGGAAGCAACGAAGCTTCCGATGCCGACCATTCATCGCCTGCTGCACACCCTGATCGCATCTGGGTACGTGTACCAAACCCCGCGGCGCAGATACGCCCTGGGAACCCGGCTCATTTCGCTGTCCCGTTACGCAGGGGGTGCCCTCGGCGTCGCTCTGCGGCCACTGTTGACCAAGACGGTGGAAGAGCTGGGTGAATCTGTGTCGGTGGCCATGCTCGATCAGGACTTCGCACGATACATCGCGCATGTTCCCTCGGAGCGTTCGATGCGAATGTTCACAGAGGTAGGGAACCAAGTGTCGCTACATGCGACGGGGGTGGGGAAGGCCATCCTCGCGGCAATGCCATCGAGCCAGGCCGGAAAAACGATTGACCGGTGCGAGTTGCGTGCCCTGACTCCGCGCACGATCACCGATCCGCAAGCATTGCGGGAACATATCGATTTGGTGCGTGAACGCGGATATGCCATCGACGATAACGAGCACGAGGTGGGCGTGTGCTGCGTTGCGGTAGCCGTACCGGGTGATCTGTACTTGGCAGTGTCAGTTGCTGCGCCCGTTGGGCGTATCGATCTGGACACGGTGGAGACGCATGCTGTACCGGTTCTTCGAGAAACGGCGAGCAGTATTGCGCAGCTTCTTGCGGAAGAACGGCGTGCTGCGGAGGAGGAGCGTCAGGCGGCGGGAATCGAGTAA